GGGTGGCGGCCACGGCGGCAATTTCATCCCCCACATACCGGACCCTGTCCACGGCAAACACGGTTTCATCATACCGGGCCGGGCTGACCCCGTACTTGACTTGCCCGGCCTCCTTTGCCGTGATCACCGCCTTGACACCAGGCAGTTTTTCCGCTTCCGAGGTGTCGATGGACAGGATGTTGGCGTGGGACACCGTGGCCTGGACCAGGGCCACATGCAGGGTGTCGTCGGGCAGCTTGAGCCCGGCGTCGGCCCCGTAGTCCAGGGTTCCGGTGACCTTGGCCACGGCCGTGGGCCGGGGGAACTTGGTGCCGAAAATGCGGCCGTCGGCCGGAATCTTGAAGACCAGTTCGTCCTTGCTCATCGTGCCGTTCAAAACCTTGGCTGCGTCCTGGACGGCGTCCACGAGCTGCTTGTAGCCCGTGCAGCGGCAGGCGTTCCGGTTCTTTTGAAACCAGTCACGGATGTCGTCCCGGGACGGATCGGGATTACCGTCCAGCAGGGCCTTGGCCGACATGATGAATCCCGGGGTACAGAACCCGCACTGGGCCCCGCCGTGGGCGATCCAGGCCAATTGGATGGGATGCAGATTCCGGGGGTCGCCGACGCCCTCGATGGTGATGACCTCGGCCCCGTCGCGGACCTTGCTCATCTTGGTCACGCAGGACCGGACCAATTTGCCATCAAGAATCAGGCTGCAGGCCCCGCACTGACCCTGCCCGCAGCCGACCTTGGTGCCGGTCAGCTTGAGCTGTTCGCGGAGCACCTCGGCCAGGCTGGCCTTGGGATCCACCACGAGATTCTTGCGAACCCCGTTGACAACGATTTCCTTGGCAATCATGAATCTTCCTCCTGTTTTTTCAGTCCAGGCCGACCGAAGTCCAAAACTCATGAAGGTCGTTCCCGGGTTTGATGTCAAGCCTGACTTATGTCTTTTTTGGCCAGCATACCCACTGCGGGAGTTCCCTGTCAACGAAAGTGTGCCGATGGAATCATTGCAAATCCATCAAGTCATGTTCGCCAAAGTCCTCTTTCATATTTTTTGATTTCGATAAAAACCCCATGTCATGGAACCGAATCGTCTTTGGGCGCCGGATCGATGGTCCCGATCTTTTCAGGCCGAAAGGTTCTAAAAAATTTTCTATATATTATTTATAACATATTGATAATAAAAATTTTTTTTATATAATCACCTCATGTCCGCTTCCACTTCTTTGAGTGCCTCAGGCCAAAGGTAAGCGGAGAACGTACAACCATGGAGGTTTTGATGGCTACGTTTTCACGGCGAGGGTTCATGAAAATCACCGGGGCTGGCGTGGCCGCCATGTCCCTGGGACAACTGGGGTTAGATCTCAAGTCGGCGCATGCCTATGCCACGACTCTCAAGATCGAGGGAGCCAAGGAGGTCCTGTCGACCTGCCCGTTCTGCTCCTGTGGATGCGAAATCATCATGCATACCAAAAACGGAAAAATCATCAGCTCCGAAGGCAATGCCGACTATCCGGTGAGCGAGGGAGCCCTGTGCGCCAAAGGGGCCGCCTTCTACAGCATGCACGTCAGCGACCATCGGCTGCTCAAGCCCAAATATCGCGCCCCAGGCAGCGGCAAATGGGAGGAAAAGGACTGGAACTGGATGCTCGACCGCATCGCCCGACGAATCAAGGACACCAGGGACAAGGATTTCAAGGTCAAGAACGACAAAGGGCAGACCGTCAATCGCTGGGAATCCTATTTCCAACTGGGCACTTCCCAAATGGACAACGAGGAGTGCGCCCTGACCCATCAACTCTGTCGAGCCTTGGGAGGTGTGAACATCGACCATCAGGCCCGGGTCTGACACAGCCCCACAGTAGCGGCTCTGGGAGAGTCGTTTGGACGCGGCGCGATGACCCAGCATTGGATCGACATCAAGAACGCCAATGCCATTCTGATCATGGGCAGCAATGCTGCCGAACACCACCCCATTTCCTTCAAATGGGTGCTGAAGGCCAAGGACAAGGGTGCCCCGGTCATCCATGTTGACCCGAAATTTTCCCGCACCTCGGCTCGAAGCAGTTTCCACGTTCCCCTGAGGTCCGGAACGGACATCGCTTTCCTCGGCGGCATGGTCAAATACATCCTCGACAAGGATCTCATCCAGAAGGAATACGTCACCGAATACACGAATGCTTCCTTCATTGTAGGTGATGATTTTAATTTTGATGATGGCCTGTTCTCGGGATACGATCCAGAAAACAAAAAGTACGACCAAAAGAAATGGGCCCTTGCCAAGGACGAAAACGGAATCCCGAAAAGAGACAAAACCCTCAAAGATCCCCGTTGCGTCTATCAACTGCTAAAGAAGC
This genomic interval from Deltaproteobacteria bacterium contains the following:
- a CDS encoding 2Fe-2S iron-sulfur cluster binding domain-containing protein; translation: MSFGLRSAWTEKTGGRFMIAKEIVVNGVRKNLVVDPKASLAEVLREQLKLTGTKVGCGQGQCGACSLILDGKLVRSCVTKMSKVRDGAEVITIEGVGDPRNLHPIQLAWIAHGGAQCGFCTPGFIMSAKALLDGNPDPSRDDIRDWFQKNRNACRCTGYKQLVDAVQDAAKVLNGTMSKDELVFKIPADGRIFGTKFPRPTAVAKVTGTLDYGADAGLKLPDDTLHVALVQATVSHANILSIDTSEAEKLPGVKAVITAKEAGQVKYGVSPARYDETVFAVDRVRYVGDEIAAVAATRLDVALEAVSRIKVEYEVLPAVFTVEDAVKDGAPQLHDEFKGNLCAEVHQEFGNVAEGLENSDIVITTEMKSKRQDGAFIEMQGCIAEYDNRGVLTLTSSTQVPHYVQRTVAMVLGMDVGKVRVKKPYVGAGFGIKAAANPMELACCILAKKTRKPVKMNFTREQVFMYGRARHRFHHTITTGAKKDGTLMALKHECWLDGGAYTSFGIATVYYT
- a CDS encoding twin-arginine translocation signal domain-containing protein, translating into MEVLMATFSRRGFMKITGAGVAAMSLGQLGLDLKSAHAYATTLKIEGAKEVLSTCPFCSCGCEIIMHTKNGKIISSEGNADYPVSEGALCAKGAAFYSMHVSDHRLLKPKYRAPGSGKWEEKDWNWMLDRIARRIKDTRDKDFKVKNDKGQTVNRWESYFQLGTSQMDNEECALTHQLCRALGGVNIDHQARV